Below is a window of Quercus robur chromosome 6, dhQueRobu3.1, whole genome shotgun sequence DNA.
ttacgATTTTcctttttacaaaaaatgaCACGACaaccttatccaaaaaaaaaaaaaaaattttgacatggcAACAAAATTTAGGAGGGGAAAAGTctataaagaaaaggaaaagctccACAACAACTACAAGTGcgtatttttgttttctttctttgttaaaACGTGTTGGACTTCTCTCTCAAGAGGTGAGGCGGATGACAAAGATACATTACCGTAACGTACGCGTCACGTGCGAGACACAACACACAccagaaaaacaaacaaatatatatatatatatatatctctctctctctcaatgagAATCAGCAgagattttaaaattataaattaaaatttaaaaaaaaaaaatcttagctCGAAATATCACGTCgcgatttttttttgtttgcataGATATCCGTAGCTGTCCAaagtaaaatagaataaaatatcCGTAGTAGCCCATAATACTGCCAATGAGAGGTTGTCACGTGTTAAACATTTTAGTGCGCGTAGATACGAAGCCGTATTAGAAAATTGCCaaatatttttgctttcttcaattctgcactttttttttttcttttcttttttttttttttctttttttccaaaagtCTGGAAGTAGTGGACAACATGTCAACAACCGACATTTCTGATCCGTTCAGAAATATAATAGTAATATGACGATTATACCCCCTCATTACACCAGCACATGGACCGGTTCAATTCACCTTGTTTTGACGAATTGCCTAAAATGCCCTCTTCTAGTAGGTTAATAATGTAAGCGAAATTTGTGAGTTTCAGTTATTACTTACTTCACAGGGACAGGCACTACAATATTTATATCAATACTAGTATTATCACacatgctaatttttttttttttttgggtttagtgaAAATGTTGAGCTTAGTGGtctattttatagaaaaaaaactgtctttattttttatatatagatatatatatatatattttttgagaatctagcCTTGTCACACGCGCTTCGCGCgtgcgatgaggctttttttttagtggtcttattttgtagaaaaaaacaCTGTGTAGGGttgcatttttatatatataatttttattttgaaaatctaatttataagggaataaattaatttgaaaattaataagagagtggtcctattttttaggcaatattttagtgggagttagagttgcatttttaccggattgtcctttaattttatCTCTACTTAAATATAGGGGTATggggcatttttgaactaaaaaaataaggaaTCCAAACAgaggaagccccttaaataatagtatagataaattacgggtttgtttggataccacttattactgaaaattaaaaatttattgctgaaaaaactgtaacaaaataatttttaaactatgaaTAGTGCATGTGGAATCCAGTTTTAAAGTTATTGCTACATTTTTCCGTATTTGCTGGTCCGTAAACAGTGCGCGGGATCCAAGAAAAAAACGCAAAACGCGCACACCTACCGCTACTCAAACACACACTATAAATGCCGTTTTGGAAACCATTTCAGTTTGTTAAttggaatgaaatatttcgATATCAAATTAGTACCGGACTATTTTAGTGTACCATTTTAAGGTtaccacaaataaataaataaataaatatatatatatatatatcatttctatatataaaaaataaaaaattcaatatgttagtttttttttttcaactcttaGTAAAAGTAAGCACATCAGTGCAtggttatttttattaataataaaaaaaaaaatcatttatggcATTTTTATAAACAAAGCCAACATTTTGAgtaattaaaaactaagaacGTTCTTGAAATTCACTTTCCCATTTCTCAAACCCACCCACGTGAACCACTCTTTCTCACCTACTCAATTTATtttaagggaaatgttaacaagcacTGATCGGTGCTTGTTAAGGTGtaaaaaggacaaaaaataaaaagtcaaaaaagacACCAAGCAGTACTTATAAAgctttaaaaaagaagaagataaaactgtaaaaaagacaaaaaaaaaaaatttgtctgaaaaatttcaagaagttgtTGGCGGGCACCTTGTGATGCCCGTTAACACAACTCTTATTTCAATTGTCTCACACACTTCTCAATATTcttttcaaagtttcaaatgGCTGGATACTAGTGCATTCTCTGTTTCTCAGTCTCTCGTCTtgttcttcttatttttcttttctcaatttttcttgCTGCCACTATatcgttttgttttttttttcttcaatgttTTAAACTGAGATGAAGACAATTACAGtggatcaaaaaaaaaaaattgttggaaaAGCTATTATTTAGTTCAGACATGATCAAGTCTGAAGAAGTTATCATTAAAGCTATCCAGTGGGAAGTTAAGAAAGGGGTCGAAAGCAAAGGATGGATCCGCAATTTTGTATTGAACAGAGCTTTGTGATATTCTTGGGACCTAAAACGAAAACTAAAATTAAggccttttatatatttaaatatgacttttaaaaaaaattaaatattacttaaactctATTATCTCGttttagatacaaaattattactaattaacatgagccatgtagtatttttatttttatttttttagaaagtttatagacacaaaaaaattgacaaaacttttcacacaTGTGGATGTGATAGATTGATACTAGTAAATAAAAGAATGATATTAGTGGTGGGCATAAGCATTTTATACCCAAATATGGGTACCTAATAGtaagaactagtaaaagtttgtcaactcgattattgtaaaaaatgttgtgaatttttttgtgcattgtttttttttttttttaagaagtgctactacatttataatatttttcacaacaaattctaggtgttaaagttgttattgattctaatttgaatccactacagaaattatttttttgccatcaataacaacctgtaataacttgctacttaaaatttattgtaaaaatgttatggacataacatttctctctctctcttttccttgtttttatttgattaacaaatattattttatttattggctaatatttaggtttaattaatactattacaATGAAAGAAATAGGGGACTTTGTTTTTTTCCTACTTGGGGCCTTAAGCGACCGCATCCACCACTTATAGTGTAGAGTCGGCAGTGCTACTAACAAATTGCTTTGcccttctttttgttctctgctATATGTTACTTTGTTTTTTCCTATGATGCTAGTTGTTCTAGCTATGCTTCTATGGTGTCCTTGTATTGAACTGATgtattaattttcttgaaataaaACTTTGCCCATtgaattggggggggggggggggggggtattcaTCCTGACatttgtgatttaaaaaaaaaaaaatttctatagaGTTATTGTAGTTTaatgtgtaaaattttttttttttttttttattttaaagttgaaTAAGGGACATGAAAATGATATTGAATTCATTAGTTTTTAGTCCTAATGATAAGAGTAACGCTACGGAAACAATAAAagttttcacaaaaaatttatatatataaatatttttggtaaGAAATACTTCAGCATTATTAATATGATGCAAAAGTCATTATATCCTGAGCCAACGCGGACTGAATAGGTATAGGATTATCCTCAATCCAagttacaaaattttctaaacttttggCATATTGTACCAAGATGTGAGCCAATTTATTCCTTTGACGTCGAACATGTGAGAGTTTTACTGATTTGAAGTTTTGGAGTCGCAGAAGACACGAGGAAATGACATTCACTATAGCTACAGAGGGTGTGTTAGCTCTAGTGAGGGCACCACGGAGTACCTTCGAGTCGCATTCGAAAACCACGTCCTGTAGTCCAATGTCCCAGGCAAAGTCAATAGCTTCCTCTATTGCCTTTGCTTCTACCTCCAATGGACCAAGTCCCACCCATAGTTTCTTGCTCATTGCTGCAACTACTTGCCTTGCATGGTCTCTAACGACGACCCCGACACTTGTAGCTTGAAGAGAGCTGAAAACAACGCCGTCGATGTTCACCTTGTACCAGGGGCTCTGTGGCGGGTCCCAGTTGGTATTTGTGGTGACATTTGGTACCGTAATCCTGTGGTTTGAGAGTCGATGTTCCTTTATCAATTTGACTGCCATTTGAAATATGAGTGTGTTAGGTTGCCAGGTTCCACTTGTTCAAGCTACATTCCAATTCTTCCATAAACTCCATGCGATAGTGATACTAAGTCCCAGTAGCTCATCCCCAACATATTGGTGGAAAGAAAGATGCTAGAGAAATTCAAGGAAATTATCAAACCATAGGCCATGATTATGGATAGGTAGGCCCGAGATAAGCCAAACAGCCTGAGCTTTCTCACACACCCGTAACGCATGTCTGCTTTTTTCCATTGCAATGCCAAGGTGTCACAGGTGCGATCTTCTAGGATTTTTTTGCACTGCAGGTTGTATTTCGTTGGGAGTAAATTTTTGCACGCTCTCCATGTGAAAGATCAGATTTTGTTGGGAACATTCAGGTGCCACAAAGTTTTCCAAAACATGCCATTATTTTGATTATTCGATGGACCACCAGAAGACCAATTTGGAGTGTGTGAAAGGGAGAGAGCAACTTTATAGGTCAAGTTCACTGTGAAGTGACCGCTCGGCGTGTACGCCCAAATAATGCAATCTGGTGGACAGCAAAGGCTCAGTGGAATGCTTAAGATTGCCTGGGCATCATGTGGTAGGAAGATTTCTTTAATGAGGTCAATCCTCCAATTTCCAGTATCATGATCAATGAGGGTGCTTACATGTGTGTCCACTGGCAGGGAATGTTGGTAGGAGGTGATGCAGAAAGTAGAACTAGTGGGTAGCCATTTATCAGTCCAGATTTTGATGGAGTTCCCATTGCCGACCTGCCATCGATAGCCTTGCTTGACTATCCCCTGAGCAGCCATGATGGTTCTCCATGCATAAGATGGGTTTGACCCTTATTTAGGCTTTAAGGAAATCGGTTTCGGGAAAATACTGGGCTTTAAAGACTCTGTGGACTAGTGAGGAAGTGTTTGTTTGTAGGCGCCAACCTTGCTTGGCTAGAAGGGCGAGGTTGAAAGCCTTTAGTTCCCGGAATCCCAAGCTGCCCTCAATTTTGGGTACACAAATTTTATCCCAGCTGGTCCATGTGACCTTATTCCTTCCATTgttttgtccccaccaaaaacttCTGTTGATTACTCTTTTTTCACCCCACATGGCACTACTTCATTGGCAACCCACgccacatcaacatattattaatttttttgggtatatctttttaaagcccaaaataagCTAATATCTCATTCAACTACATAGATTGGGCTCACATGGCCCACAAGATCCTTACTTCAAGAGGCGGATTCATGGTCCACATTTCCTCTTCATCAATTGGGATCATGACCCcacaacatcatcaacatcaacatatggATCAGGCTAAAGCAATGAATCAAAGCTCACGGCCTATATTACCTCTCTCACACTCATGGAAAGCGGCTTCTTCAACAAAAGTctatatttacacaaaatgacaacaaaacccAAGGTATGTCATCTCATCTTCAGcttatgatccaagctcatggGTCTCTTTAGGGAAACTTTAGGAGTCATGATTTAGAAGGCCAAGAGATATGTGTTGTAAAACTCCAGcggtttaaagttgataaaagaaaaacgTTACTTGGCGTGTCTTCTCCAACTCCCTAAACTCTGACAAGTCTGTGTGTAGCGAGTAACATATGGTAAGCATCTCTTATCACATAGTACTTAACATGATAAAACTCAGCATTGCACTTTTCCTAAAACTTAATATTCATCATATGACACATACTCAAAAACTCCAGCCATCTAAATGCTGAATAAATAACTACTCATTCAATCTCCAGTTGTTCCTATACAAATCTAGAAACCTAAGTATATTATTCCACATAATCTTATTACTACTTTCGGCTAAAATCTAACTCAAACACATGGCCTAATCTGATTGGCTATCTTTAATcttcaaatatataaaatattcatgatatcACTAATACCCAGCTGCCATCTGCCACAATCAGACCAAATATTCTTCAGCCAGCTATTAGAGTAGAGCATTAAATGCTTTTCTTGCTTACCAAGATTAAGTCACAACACAATGAGACTTTGACTAGATCTCTAAAGCTTCATTAACTATCAATCAATCATTCTATTACTTActaaaaatgtgttgtaatagaATCTTGGACCAAAAAtacaaacacccaaaaaatgAAACATTTCCAGCAGAACACCAGCAGTGTGTTCAGCACTTGACACCTGGCTGAAACTGACATCACTAGCCATTTAATGCTCAAATCCCTGCAGCTAGCTACTATACCCAAAATGATAAGATATCCTTAAAAGAGATCTTACCATTTTCAGCCAAACCCTTGAAATAAATGCTGAATATTTTCTCCAGCAGCTTGACATCATCCACCTGACCTCATCTACTTCTACCCCAAGCAACAATTATCTTATGACAGTTGTGACAACTTTTCTTAACAGTTGTGACAACTTTTTCAGATAGCTGACCTAGCAGCCTTAACATTACTGAATTTCCTCATTTGGCTAAAaactaaaaccaattaaaaaaactatctttttcttGCTAAAATACATTCCTTTTCTACTGCTTTTTCCTCCAGCAACTATTATCCAACACAACAAGAACATCTTAAAGCTAAATATACCATTTTTGGCCAAATTCTAGGAATGATTTTCTAAAGATTTATTGCTGATTGGGACAGATTTTGGCTGAGATTCTTTGCTAAATACCCCCTTAAACTCAGTTATAAATAAAACCCCTCATCAACACACCAATAGAGAAGAACAACCCTCTTATAAActtctctattctctctctctttaatcaTCTTCTTAAGCTCTTGAAGTTCTGAGGTTCTGAgtttttagtttccaaattGGGAACTAAACTCTTCAACCCTTAGCTCATAACTGCCCTTCATAAGCCCCCATCCATCCTCTAGCAGAAAATCCCAACAGCATTGCTAAACACACTATAACACCATTACTCTCTTGTACACATTCTCTTACTCTCCATATTCAGAAAATACATCTATCTTGTTGTCCATATCTCTAAACATCTCTTTCTTCATTTCTCTTTCACAATCCTATACACACTTACTATACCATTACATACAACACACCACAACTCTTCTAAACTCCACTCTCATACTCTCTCACTCTGAAATTCTACTGTTTTGCTACCCATAAACACATCTCAATACTCTTCTCCATCTCTATTATAAAAGCCCTTTTTATGGAAGGCATAAACTTATGATACTAaagcccttctcttagaaggcaccAAGATCTCATATCAAAACTTGTCTCATGGAAGGCACAAATCTGTCTTACATAAAGCCCTTTTCTTAGAAGGCACAAATACTTCTTACAAAATcccttctcatggaagacaCAAACCTATcttacaaaagcccttctcatggaatGCAATACTATTCATAACTTCACAACAACTAAAAGAGCATTGTCAAGAGGAAattcatttaagtgcatgataaagGGGATAAACTTGACCAGCCTCTACACACAGCTGgatatactctctctctcttcagttGCACCCTTTTTTCCCATCCAATTTTGAAGTTATCATGATAAACTGTCTCTCCACCTTTGGAGTCATTCTGCTGGAATACTATCAACTCATTGATGCTATACAGCTAGAGCTACAAATCATACAAAGATAAATGATTCTGcttccatatctttaaatttacatcattaaGCACATGATTACTTCAcctttaaatacatattactttatttcaacTACTATTACAATTATTAACTAAAGCTATTATATCAAACACATATTACatatttattcaactattatcATGATTCTTAGACTTTGGGTTTTACACATTTTGTAGGCCTATAAGTACACTGGTAGCCATTGGGCCACGTGCCCCAATGTTGAGTTCCGGATGCAACTCCCTAAACACAACCCGGGCCTAACAAGGTTAGCCCTCTAGCGAACAACACGTGGTCGGGCAGCAAAAAAAGGCCCCCGAACAACTTCTAACCATACTTGTTAGTTCATCACATAGGGCATATGGGAGTTGAAACACACTCATCGTATATGTTGGGATTGCTTGAGCCATCGCTTTTATGATAATCTCCTTCCCTACATGAGACAACAATTTTTCCTTCCAACCAGAAAGCTTAGTGTTTGACTTTTCCTTCAAAGCTTGCAAAGTGTTGCACCTTAACTTTCCTATCAAGGACGGCAGCCCCAAATAGATTTCATGTTGTCGAATGACTTCAGCCCCAAAACGATTTTTGATGGCATCCTAGATATCTTAGGAGGTGTTTcagctaaaaaaatagagaggtcTTCTTATGATTTAGTTGTTGGCCAAATGAGGATTCATAGATTTCCAATACTTCCTCAAGTGTGGAACACTCTTCAATGGTGGCTTTGCAGAAGATTAGGctatcatttgcaaaaaaaaaaaaaaaaaaaaaaaaaaaaaaaaaggatgagatATTTTGGGACCCCTTGGACATGAGGCGACACCACTCAAAAGTCCCAAATCcactgatttttttattaaagctGATAAACCTTCTgcacaaaaaaggggagaaggGGCCCCCTTGACGCAAACTCCTAGAAGGGGTAATGTGTCCTCAGGGTTGACCATTGATATTTATAGAATATGTGACAATGCTAACACATCTCATCATAAGTTTCACCCATGATTCATGGAAACtcattttatacattattttttctaaacatCCCCATTCCACTTTATTAAAAGCTTTACACATATCAAGCTTCAAGGTCATTTCCCTAACTTTACCACTACGCTTTTGGTTGATATGGTGCATGGTTTCAAAGGCAACTAGGATAATATTAGTGATGAGGCGGTCAGACATGAAGGCGTTTTGGTTTTCACTTATAATTTTTGGGAGGAAGCGTTTTAGGCGGTTTGTTAGGATTTTTTAGGCTAAACATGATATGACATTGCTAAGACTGATGGGTAGGTCTTGGGTGatcttttttgggctttttacttTTGGTATAAGCACAACATGAGTCTCAataaaatttggggggggggggtgatgcCATGATTGAGGAAGTCCAGGACAGTTTTTGTAATACAATCACTTACTAAAGACCAAAAATGCTGATAAAAGAGAGAGGGCACATCATCAAGGCCATGAGATTTCTTGGGGTGCATTTGTTTCAATGCTCTGTAAACTTCATCAGCTCTGAATTCTTGTGTAAGAAAGTCATTAATGTTAGTGGACACCATAGGCTCCACGACATCTATGAGAGTGGTTGAATCTGTCTGCCCTTGTGAGTGGAAAATGTCTATGAAATAGTTGACAATGATACTTTCTATCTGCTGCTTATCATCCTGTCAAACCCCATCTGAGTCACATATACCAAGGATCGCATTGCGTTGCTTTTGATTGGTGACTTTGGCATGGAAGAAGCTCATGTTACGGTCTCCATCGGTGAGCCAAAAGTTACGTGAGCGTTGTTTCCACACAGTACTTTCGGCGTCTAGCCAAACATTCAGTGCATTTCGAACATCCTTGATCTCACTATCTGTTTCCATGCTACTGGGTTGGTTCTCCAACATTTGTAGTTTGCTTTGCAATTGCTCTATTTTCTATCCCACATGGCCGTACTCCATCTTGTTCCAAGTTTGCAGCCTTGTACAGCATCTCTTAAGGCAGTTCGTGAAAGGGAAGCCTTCAATTTTATAAAGGCTCTCTTGTCATGACTCTTGAACCACTTCAGAACAGCGGGGGTCCCTCAACCACATCTCCTCGGATCAGAAAAACTTTTTGACTTGTCATCGGTGATGATGGTTACTTTTAAGGTGAAGAGAGAGCATAGAGTGGTCCGACGTTGACATGGATATATGGTGTATACCAGCACCGTGAAAGAGCAACCGCCATGCATTGTTGGCTAGTGCTCTATCAAGTCTTATCTTCAAGCGGCCTTCAATGCAATCAGTTTTAGACCAAGTGAACGGTGAACCAACAAAGCCTAAGTTGTGAAACCACAGAGGTTGATGGCTCGGCGGAATCGGTCTAACTGTCTACTTGGTCGAAGTCTACCTCCAGATTTTTCAGATTGGCTGATAATCTCGTTATAATCCTCAATGCAGAGCCACGATAGTTGGTTTGTTCGGCTAAGAGATTCTAAGAGGGACCACGTCTCCTCTTGTTTACTAGTGTCTGGTTGCACATAAAAGCTGGTTAGACGCCACTTTGTACCAGTTGTGTTACAAGTGATATGAGCGTTAATATGCCAACGTGAGAAGCCTTGGACTACCACTTTAGTTTCCAGTTTCCATAATAAGGCTAGACCACCACTTTTACCCATACTAGATACGACTAGGCCTTGAGTGTAACCAAGTTGTTGCTTCTTGTATTTCATTTCTTCCTGTGACAGTTTGGTCTCCATATAGAAAACCAAATAAGGAGCTTCTTTATTCAATGCTCATTGGAGAGCACGAATTGTacaagggttcccaagccctcgaTAGTTTTAGCTAATGGTACTCATTGAACCCGGTGGTGCTGCGTTGCAACCACTGTTGATCCTAGTTGTTCTGCAAAAATCTTACCCAACATACGAGTTTTAGTCTCAAACTTCTGCTTTTTATCACCGTCAACGTCCCAATCCATGTCCTCAAACTTGCGTTTGGAGCCTAGCTGGGCTGTGTCTGTTTCCATGGAGTTTGTGTGGGGTTGGGTTGGGATAATTCTTTTCCACTTCTTTTGGTTTTGGGCTGTAGCAGGTTGTGTGGCATCAATAGGCCCATTGTGAGGTCCATCCAACACATGTGTTCCCTCAAATGATGTGACCATTATGGCATCATGTGTGATCATACATGATTCCGTATTTTCTGTTGTTGAATTGAAAGTGCCAGTTGTTATCTTCGTATTCCTCTCAGTTGGGTCATCATTAGCATTCAAGTCTTGATTAATCTCCATGAGATGTAAACGTAAAAGATCATGGCTTTTCAAAATTTCCATGTTTGTTGGGATATGTTGATGGGCATCCGTCACCGagattttagcattttccttttctcttgtAGTGGTTGTGACAATGGCTGGAGTGGCCAGTGACTTGCTGGTAgctatggtggtggtggttgtgggggCTGGACTGGGTGTTTCTGAAGTCGTTCATTACTAGCTCTCAGCCATGCATCGTATTGTTGCGTTGCTCATCCTTACATAAAGTACCCTTA
It encodes the following:
- the LOC126690221 gene encoding uncharacterized protein LOC126690221, whose protein sequence is MAVKLIKEHRLSNHRITVPNVTTNTNWDPPQSPWYKVNIDGVVFSSLQATSVGVVVRDHARQVVAAMSKKLWVGLGPLEVEAKAIEEAIDFAWDIGLQDVVFECDSKVLRGALTRANTPSVAIVNVISSCLLRLQNFKSVKLSHVRRQRNKLAHILVQYAKSLENFVTWIEDNPIPIQSALAQDIMTFASY